A genomic region of [Eubacterium] eligens ATCC 27750 contains the following coding sequences:
- a CDS encoding N-acetylmuramoyl-L-alanine amidase produces MAQYKIAVDAGHGGSDYGATYNGRAEKDDNLKLALAVGDILEKNGIDVVYTRTTDEYETPFKKATDANDAKADYFVSIHRNSSPTPNQYTGVETLVYNNSGIKSQMAANINSELEKAGFKNLGITERPNLVVLKRTKMPAVLVEASFINNDKDNETFDKNFNQIANGIADGILKTLGIKPKTNNTTAQAASGEVPSVKSDSAKSAEIMPAACEKKPAPPAKPACNCDDDLSPEPLYRVQVGAYRNKNNADRMLNSLLIEGFPAFIIYENDYYKVQVGAFRQLSNAIKMEQKLRKFRYNTYIVYS; encoded by the coding sequence ATGGCTCAATATAAGATAGCTGTAGATGCCGGACACGGCGGTAGCGACTATGGTGCAACATATAATGGCAGAGCTGAGAAAGATGACAACTTAAAGCTTGCTCTTGCCGTAGGTGATATATTAGAAAAAAATGGTATTGACGTTGTGTACACCCGTACTACTGATGAATATGAGACACCTTTTAAAAAAGCGACTGATGCCAATGATGCTAAGGCTGATTATTTTGTTTCAATCCACAGAAATTCATCCCCTACGCCTAACCAGTACACAGGCGTGGAAACTCTTGTTTACAATAATTCCGGTATTAAATCACAGATGGCTGCCAATATCAATTCTGAGCTGGAAAAGGCTGGCTTTAAAAATCTTGGAATTACCGAACGTCCTAACCTTGTTGTACTTAAACGGACAAAAATGCCTGCCGTACTTGTAGAAGCCAGCTTTATTAACAACGATAAAGATAATGAAACATTTGATAAGAACTTTAACCAGATTGCAAATGGAATCGCAGATGGTATTCTTAAGACCCTTGGAATTAAACCAAAGACAAATAATACTACTGCACAGGCTGCTTCAGGTGAAGTCCCATCAGTGAAATCAGATTCTGCCAAATCCGCTGAAATCATGCCTGCAGCATGCGAAAAAAAGCCTGCACCTCCTGCTAAACCAGCATGTAACTGTGATGATGACCTCTCTCCTGAGCCACTTTATCGTGTTCAGGTTGGTGCCTACCGCAATAAAAATAATGCAGACCGCATGCTTAATTCCCTGCTTATTGAAGGATTCCCAGCTTTTATCATATATGAGAATGACTATTATAAAGTTCAGGTTGGTGCTTTCAGACAGCTTTCAAACGCCATTAAAATGGAGCAGAAGCTGCGTAAATTCCGATACAACACCTACATTGTATACTCATAA